In Anopheles gambiae chromosome 2, idAnoGambNW_F1_1, whole genome shotgun sequence, a single window of DNA contains:
- the LOC5666893 gene encoding uncharacterized protein LOC5666893, with translation MPGTWLSSLGVFCLLLCFVSGEPRPDFALNSTLIGTVRVAGAIDDTQLVVADINANLYINLNSTYPGLSALLKLTQEVGETASRLLYNVLTPLESLAPSRDSQDVQLFDEVLKNITTLQKFVSVRLVAISTTIEMKLNGFLPSKLEDVFGRVVLGLQELGLALETLKSAVTAVLSGGSQGECPPKSVRPKLVYRVVYAVRTLRAYLPAVTYTLTTVVENIALADRFIVRLSEDTKQVQDPNQYVDLVRATTGMVSRAVATSIATITAEYGKVSAKLPQFANLTTLMAYGQVSQLMSSYNAVLMQLGTIDASFDASLADIAEKLRLALQPDESTPMVDNAEVVATLVTTLISSSPYGRFCFYKFSELLLGLTDTGLLGVEGCISRETLRLHQLSYALQEHARLLLFDLKDLPTELGECNLLPNANRRAACVTTVVGFYTSVAKSFRTKFNNLYSTGSAEADASKHRLAACVKVLQFKLVDGSSTDLNAQIRKCSMVGPVA, from the exons ATGCCTGGAACTTGGTTGTCATCGCTGGGCGTGTTCTGCCTGCTGCTg TGCTTTGTGTCAGGTGAACCGCGTCCTGATTTCGCCCTCAACAGTACCCTCATCGGGACGGTGCGTGTGGCCGGAGCCATCGATGATACGCAGCTGGTCGTAGCCGATATCAATGCGAATCTGTACATCAATCTCAACTCCACCTATCCGGGGCTGTCCGCGCTGCTCAAGCTAACGCAGGAAGTAGGAGAAACTGCCTCCCGCCTGCTGTACAATGTGCTTACTCCACTCGAATCGCTTGCGCCCTCGCGAGACTCACAAGACGTGCAGCTGTTTGACGAAGTGCTCAAAAACATTACCACCCTGCAAAAATTCGTATCAGTGCGACTCGTGGCAATAAGCACCACTATTGAGATGAAACTGAATGGCTTTCTTCCCTCGAAGCTGGAGGACGTATTTGGGCGTGTCGTGCTTGGGCTGCAGGAGCTGGGCCTGGCGTTGGAGACCCTAAAGAGTGCCGTTACAGCAGTGCTTAGTGGAGGCAGCCAAGGGGAGTGTCCTCCAAAATCCGTCCGACCCAAGCTTGTCTATCGGGTGGTGTACGCCGTCCGTACACTTAGGGCTTACCTGCCCGCGGTGACGTACACACTGACGACCGTGGTCGAGAACATCGCGTTAGCCGATCGGTTCATTGTGCGGCTGTCGGAAGACACGAAGCAAGTACAGGATCCGAACCAGTACGTCGATCTAGTGCGGGCCACTACCGGCATGGTATCCAGGGCAGTAGCTACCAGCATTGCCACAATAACTGCTGAATACGGGAAGGTATCCGCCAAGCTACCGCAGTTTGCCAACCTTACCACGCTGATGGCATACGGACAGGTGAGCCAACTGATGAGCTCCTACAACGCTGTGCTGATGCAACTCGGCACCATTGATGCATCGTTCGATGCCTCCCTAGCGGACATTGCGGAGAAACTGCGACTCGCACTGCAACCGGACGAAAGCACGCCGATGGTAGACAATGCGGAGGTAGTCGCGACACTGGTCACCACCCTAATCTCTAGCAGTCCGTACGGGCGCTTCTGTTTCTACAAATTCTCCGAGCTGCTGCTCGGACTGACCGACACCGGACTGCTCGGGGTGGAAGGCTGCATTAGCCGAGAGACGTTGCGGCTGCATCAGCTTAGTTACGCACTGCAGGAGCACGccaggctgctgctgttcgatcTGAAAGATCTGCCCACCGAGCTGGGCGAATGTAATCTGCTGCCAAACGCGAACCGACGTGCGGCGTGTGTTACGACG GTGGTTGGTTTTTACACCAGTGTGGCGAAAAGTTTCCGAACCAAATTCAACAACCTGTACAGTACGGGATCGGCGGAAGCGGATGCAAGCAAACACCGTCTGGCGGCGTGCGTGAAGGTGCTACAGTTTAAGCTGGTGGATGGATCCTCGACCGACCTGAACGCTCAGATTCGGAAGTGCTCGATGGTGGGTCCAGTGGCATAG
- the LOC133391010 gene encoding uncharacterized protein LOC133391010 has protein sequence MTAFYSLIVLLLIKLSRAGPVPNFGLPVSVAGSAQVISASNQTSAVVKSATNHLGNVSLASNYTKHQTVLVQLAMIANFTASVDQSIVMPLLALAEATSGNVSELFNAIWEGIATTQSYITHTLPGDLKKLEIEIDHYVPDRLKDGFGCVQRGLDSLSEALKSLQNGVLNAVREAGTNSMSNVELRKFVSLKVVNDVARSIRAVSVCFPSIVETVNSTSDRLKTADQFIIDTSRADELTGV, from the exons ATGACAgctttttattcattaataGTACTATTATTGATTAAG CTCTCTCGTGCAGGTCCAGTTCCAAATTTTGGTCTTCCAGTATCAGTCGCCGGCAGTGCACAAGTGATCTCTGCATCCAACCAAACAAGCGCGGTGGTGAAATCCGCCACAAATCACCTCGGTAACGTCTCGCTTGCTTCGAACTACACGAAACATCAAACGGTGTTGGTACAGCTGGCAATGATCGCTAACTTTACCGCGAGCGTCGATCAGTCGATCGTGATGCCTTTACTTGCACTAGCTGAAGCCACATCGGGCAATGTGAGCGAACTATTCAACGCCATTTGGGAAGGGATCGCTACAACACAGAGCTACATAACGCATACACTTCCTGGCGATTTGAAGAAGCTGGAAATCGAGATCGATCACTACGTACCTGATCGATTGAAGGATGGGTTTGGTTGTGTTCAACGAGGGCTAGATAGTTTGAGTGAAGCTTTGAAGTCACTGCAAAATGGTGTCTTAAATGCAGTTAGGGAAGCAGGGACGAATAGCATGTCGAATGTAGAGCTAAGGAAGTTTGTGAGCTTAAAAGTAGTTAATGACGTAGCGCGCAGCATTAGGGCGGTGAGTGTTTGCTTTCCATCGATTGTGGAAACAGTTAACAGTACGAGTGACAGGTTGAAAACAGCTGATCAGTTTATCATCGACACGAGCCG CGCTGACGAGCTAACGGGCGTGTAA
- the LOC5666894 gene encoding uncharacterized protein LOC5666894: MMRLLVFVLCVQSLSQLLPSAHAKPDFGIKLPIKSSGKVSTAAQKAQTVLLAADDNTPYMVEANYKGLQELANITVRVATDLVTIGSDLVPNVTALVSDVSGNMSDAFATMFTNINTTKEAISTKLPIAIADIKAVFKTHFASEGLDYIPKQFSDGFRRIVLGLNDLTAKLQTLRLALDAAGTQAGGVTELTEALVKQYVKPAFIYEVVFSINQLKAYLPVIKYTIDSTLENINLADDYLLLVQKASNQSADVSGTVLASVKNVTDALAIDVKAGVDSYALEYSGVAADIQNLTHITAAPAFSNVTGALSSFREVFNKTQTKRYTAMDDQLQTLLNTIANALSAGNATTNVSSPLLDSLILTVIENGKYAQFCFNKYMGLVFGFLTSLSDNSALCVDKEITRLEYLQDTLATVRILLPPDYEDLFNELSICDSLTTPDNLNECVQALSGFYAEVVANFDLKMQYLFELIETEAAASANRFLICNELAKVNLVEFTETDLINSIRACALTGPTADD; the protein is encoded by the exons ATGATGCGCCTACTGGTGTTTGTGCTGTGCGTGCAGAGTCTCTCGCAG CTCCTGCCGTCCGCTCACGCGAAGCCTGACTTTGGCATCAAGCTACCGATCAAGAGCAGTGGGAAGGTGTCCACTGCAGCACAGAAAGCGCAAACCGTACTGCTGGCGGCGGACGATAACACCCCGTACATGGTAGAAGCCAACTACAAGGGGCTGCAGGAGCTGGCCAACATTACGGTGCGCGTTGCCACCGACCTGGTGACGATCGGTAGCGACCTCGTCCCGAACGTGACCGCCCTGGTGTCGGACGTGTCCGGCAATATGTCCGACGCGTTCGCGACCATGTTTACGAACATCAACACTACCAAGGAAGCGATCAGCACCAAGCTACCGATAGCGATCGCGGACATTAAGGCCGTGTTCAAGACGCACTTCGCCAGCGAAGGGCTCGACTACATACCGAAACAGTTTAGCGACGGCTTCCGCCGCATCGTGCTCGGGCTGAACGACCTGACGGCGAAACTGCAAACCCTCCGGCTGGCACTGGACGCGGCCGGCACGCAAGCCGGCGGTGTGACCGAGCTGACCGAGGCGCTCGTGAAGCAGTACGTCAAGCCCGCATTCATTTACGAAGTCGTGTTCTCGATCAACCAGCTGAAGGCGTACCTGCCTGTTATTAAGTACACGATCGACAGCACGCTCGAGAACATTAACCTGGCCGATGACtatctgctgctggtgcagaaAGCGTCGAACCAGTCGGCCGACGTGTCCGGGACGGTGTTGGCGTCCGTAAAGAACGTAACGGATGCGCTGGCGATCGATGTGAAAGCGGGAGTTGACAGTTACGCCCTCGAGTACAGTGGCGTCGCAGCCGACATCCAGAATCTGACGCACATAACTGCCGCGCCTGCATTCAGCAACGTTACCGGTGCGCTGTCCAGCTTCCGGGAAGTGTTCAACAAAACGCAAACTAAGCGCTACACAGCGATGGACGATCAGCTTCAGACGCTTCTCAATACCATCGCGAACGCTCTGTCCGCTGGCAATGCAACGACGAACGTGTCCTCCCCCCTGCTCGACAGTCTCATCCTGACCGTGATCGAGAATGGCAAGTATGCGCAGTTCTGTTTCAACAAGTACATGGGCCTGGTGTTCGGTTTCCTAACCTCGCTCTCGGACAACTCGGCGCTCTGTGTGGACAAGGAGATCACACGGCTGGAATATCTGCAGGACACGCTAGCCACAGTGAGGATTCTACTGCCGCCGGACTACGAAGACTTGTTCAATGAGCTGAGCATCTGCGACTCACTCACGACACCGGACAACCTGAACGAATGCGTTCAAGCG CTTTCCGGCTTCTACGCTGAGGTGGTGGCGAACTTTGACCTCAAGATGCAGTACCTGTTCGAGCTGATCGAAACGGAAGCGGCCGCAAGCGCGAATCGGTTCCTGATCTGCAACGAGCTGGCCAAGGTGAATCTGGTTGAGTTTACCGAAACGGATCTGATCAACAGCATCCGGGCCTGTGCCTTGACGGGCCCCACAGCGGACGACTAG
- the LOC5666895 gene encoding uncharacterized protein LOC5666895: MGVTIAALIVLSLLQCIAAEPRPEFALSAPVRGTSRVGLAASEANAAISVVNNATLSFTIRYNLTLLNQVFRAVQTVANDFQPLGTTVISSINALASNSSGDVDTVFGAALAAVANASSYVTDRMPNITTPLIVLIGKPLIEKFEDSFQHIGKALSALNVTLIGLQQGARNAQAAVGVNGTLTSAIVSTYMRNSLITDLVKGLHLLRATVPVLKYTVDSTIEGIAIADQYMLDLANKVALTLGEKSSIAADLDGIIQAIGSAITNTTTSIGTDLSSLQGNFSSLTNVAAAANGSAILALLGDYAANLADLRNKTPSVDTVLGSLKDSVINVYAVAAPLFIIQDSYVVNALIVTLIANAEYSQYCFYKYKDFFFSMLDTVSIDARECVDKEVTRLEYFRTTIELMLDVLFYDYEDIAGDLTVCNGISDQANLDECITSLAGIYKKLEAAFGDMFALGYDTIAREIAASGSRLKICLRLSQSSLGESDLPLLLEKITTCAEEGPNGNEE; the protein is encoded by the exons ATGGGAGTTACAATAGCAGCATTGATCGTGCTGTCACTACTGCAG TGCATCGCCGCAGAGCCACGACCAGAGTTTGCGCTGAGCGCACCCGTCCGTGGCACGTCCCGGGTTGGGCTCGCCGCCTCCGAAGCGAACGCTGCCATCTCCGTGGTGAACAATGCCACGCTCAGCTTTACCATCCGCTACAACCTGACGCTGCTGAATCAAGTGTTCAGAGCGGTGCAGACGGTGGCGAACGACTTCCAGCCGCTGGGAACCACCGTCATCAGCAGCATTAATGCGCTCGCCAGCAATTCCAGCGGCGATGTGGACACCGTGTTCGGGGCGGCACTGGCCGCCGTTGCCAATGCGAGCTCGTACGTGACGGATCGTATGCCGAATATCACCACCCCGCTGATCGTGCTGATCGGCAAGCCACTGATCGAGAAGTTTGAGGACAGTTTCCAGCACATCGGCAAAGCGCTGTCCGCACTGAATGTGACGCTCATCGGCCTGCAGCAGGGGGCACGCAATGCGCAGGCTGCAGTCGGCGTGAATGGCACCCTCACATCGGCGATCGTCTCTACCTACATGCGCAACTCGTTGATAACGGACCTGGTGAAGGGGCTGCACCTGCTGAGAGCCACCGTACCTGTGCTGAAGTACACCGTGGACAGTACGATCGAGGGCATTGCCATCGCCGACCAGTACATGCTCGATCTGGCAAACAAGGTGGCCCTTACGCTGGGCGAAAAGTCGAGCATTGCGGCGGATCTGGATGGCATCATACAGGCGATTGGCAGCGCCATCACCAACACGACCACAAGCATCGGTACCGATCTATCGTCGCTGCAGGGCAACTTTTCCTCCCTCACCAACGTCGCTGCGGCTGCCAACGGGAGCGCGATACTCGCGCTGCTGGGCGATTACGCTGCCAACCTGGCCGACCTGCGGAACAAAACCCCGTCCGTGGACACTGTGCTGGGCAGCCTGAAGGACTCGGTGATCAATGTGTACGCGGTGGCGGCCCCACTGTTCATCATCCAGGACAGCTACGTAGTGAACGCGCTGATCGTGACGCTCATCGCGAACGCCGAGTACTCGCAGTACTGTTTCTACAAGTACAAAGACTTTTTCTTCTCCATGCTCGACACGGTCAGCATCGATGCGCGCGAGTGCGTCGACAAGGAGGTGACGCGGCTGGAGTACTTCCGCACCACGATCGAGCTGATGCTGGACGTGCTGTTCTACGACTACGAGGACATTGCCGGCGATCTGACCGTGTGCAATGGCATCAGCGATCAGGCGAACCTGGACGAGTGCATTACCTCG CTGGCCGGTATCTACAAAAAACTGGAGGCAGCTTTTGGCGACATGTTTGCTCTCGGGTACGATACGATCGCGCGCGAGATTGCAGCGAGCGGCAGCCGATTGAAGATTTGCCTGCGCCTCTCACAGTCTTCGCTCGGCGAGTCGGatctgccgttgctgctggaaAAGATCACCACTTGTGCCGAGGAGGGACCGAACGGCAACGAGGAATGA
- the LOC5666888 gene encoding uncharacterized protein LOC5666888 produces MDRTALLVLLFLQVSLTFASPDYGIPNAVYGTARLLTSVSDAASYLDTLAAPKLVPANITQTTFNLSNVVQLLQQTGSAIAQDGNSVASAITNLTESTSGDPAALFDAANRTIQIALDHITKLLPSVNFNLSALIGDSVPEQLTDGFGRIYLRLITLRTQLGTLKSAILAAIAAAGTTTPIPTDILAKYITLRKVYDVVESARKLRAYLPVLRYTLNTSIEDMVVADQYLAQYTGMLASLDSLVATVLQPLSAAKEGYYSALKGGVRDLAGFYALVEESTLLLAVYNVTGLGTLIDTMLGKFNTPLANVTQDVAAVALQLQNYLDAVKGMVGISDPQVISVTESKLTVALIHTLIDSGPYSRYCFNKYKDQVTDLLNYLLEESSICIDREIPRLGNLGPAVQSVLDVSAYDFEDINDWLTICDGLQEPANQNLCVTTITQAYTRLGDDFADKYALLYDLTTTEVNASKQRVKICIDLSRRWLADGYIPNLQNGIEQCALNGPTAV; encoded by the exons ATGGATCGTACCGCTCTGTTGGTACTACTTTTCCTACAG GTATCGCTGACCTTCGCCAGCCCGGACTATGGAATACCGAATGCCGTCTACGGCACGGCCCGGCTACTGACCAGTGTGTCCGACGCAGCCAGCTATCTAGACACACTGGCGGCACCAAAGCTCGTACCGGCGAACATCACGCAAACCACCTTCAATCTGTCGAACGTGGTGCAGCTCCTCCAGCAGACGGGCAGTGCCATAGCGCAAGACGGCAACAGTGTGGCGAGCGCGATCACCAACCTCACCGAAAGCACATCGGGCGATCCGGCAGCACTGTTCGACGCTGCCAACCGGACCATCCAGATCGCGCTGGATCACATCACGAAACTGCTTCCCTCGGTTAACTTCAACCTGAGCGCTCTGATCGGTGACAGCGTACCGGAGCAGCTAACCGATGGCTTCGGGAGGATATATCTACGGCTGATCACGCTGCGCACCCAGCTGGGTACGCTCAAGTCTGCGATTCTTGCAGCGATCGCAGCAGCCGGCACTACCACGCCCATCCCGACGGACATACTGGCGAAGTACATAACACTGAGGAAGGTGTACGACGTGGTGGAGTCCGCTCGGAAGCTTCGTGCCTATTTACCGGTGCTGCGCTACACGCTCAACACCTCGATCGAGGACATGGTGGTGGCCGACCAGTATCTGGCGCAGTACACCGGCATGCTGGCGTCGCTCGACAGCTTGGTAGCGACCGTTCTGCAGCCGCTCTCCGCAGCCAAGGAGGGTTACTACTCGGCACTGAAGGGTGGTGTCCGCGATCTAGCCGGTTTCTACGCACTCGTGGAAGAGTCTACGCTCCTGCTGGCGGTGTACAATGTGACGGGGCTGGGAACGTTGATAGACACCATGCTGGGGAAGTTTAACACCCCACTGGCAAACGTTACTCAGGATGTTGCCGCCGTGGCCTTACAGCTGCAGAACTATCTGGACGCGGTCAAGGGTATGGTGGGGATCAGTGACCCCCAGGTCATCTCCGTCACCGAGAGCAAGCTGACCGTGGCCCTGATCCACACGCTGATCGATAGTGGCCCGTACTCGCGCTACTGCTTCAACAAGTACAAGGATCAGGTCACCGATCTGCTCAACTATCTGCTGGAGGAGTCCTCGATATGCATCGACCGGGAGATACCGCGCCTGGGCAACCTCGGCCCAGCCGTGCAGAGCGTCCTCGATGTCAGTGCGTACGACTTTGAGGACATTAACGATTGGCTTACGATCTGTGACGGGCTGCAGGAACCGGCCAACCAGAACCTGTGCGTCACGACG ATTACCCAAGCGTACACCAGGCTGGGAGATGACTTTGCCGACAAGTATGCACTGCTGTACGACCTGACGACTACCGAGGTGAACGCGAGCAAACAGCGGGTGAAAATCTGCATTGACCTGTCGAGACGATGGCTCGCCGACGGCTACATTCCGAACCTGCAGAACGGCATCGAGCAGTGCGCTCTGAACGGCCCAACTGCGGTCTAG
- the LOC133391011 gene encoding uncharacterized protein LOC133391011 — translation MNRLLLAFGLVCLLQGLSAEPRPEFALSGTVPASIRITAVKNDANVTATAIKALNVTTVNSGFAGLVGTKTQIEKVITDFDTKAQAILAAYDTLLAANDGNVSGQFDAFVTTINATITYISTDASNVTAELGVFNYTGISDELTDAFERILTGLTDLRAKTVTVQTGIQAAVNSAGSATVSADILRQFVPLRTMYDLLRAASNLRAYLPLVQYILTTTIENIAEADSYLMNLKSLLSTGVSSEASKYGVDIEKVTSEIEAQLAADFAGEADTANATYYTVNQYSNINRAANHSDLMSTLSTLNTLFTTTTLAGKTATLGLAFDKINTSLTTLVSQLQNSTDVLTNPLVKELVDTLMGNDEYGRYCYHNVWTRSTSVSNT, via the exons ATGAATCGACTACTGCTAGCGTTCGGGCTCGTCTGCTTACTGCAG GGACTCTCTGCTGAGCCGAGACCAGAGTTTGCGTTGAGCGGTACCGTTCCAGCAAGCATCCGCATTACGGCGGTGAAAAACGATGCTAATGTCACTGCGACTGCCATCAAGGCGCTCAACGTGACTACTGTTAACTCCGGATTTGCGGGGCTAGTCGGCACAAAGACTCAGATTGAAAAAGTCATCACCGACTTCGATACAAAGGCGCAGGCCATCCTTGCCGCCTACGATACGCTGCTGGCTGCTAACGATGGCAACGTATCCGGACAGTTTGACGCCTTCGTCACCACCATCAATGCAACGATAACGTATATCTCGACCGATGCCAGCAACGTTACGGCCGAGCTGGGCGTGTTCAACTACACTGGCATCTCGGATGAGTTGACGGACGCGTTCGAGCGCATCCTTACCGGATTGACCGATCTGAGAGCGAAGACCGTCACTGTGCAGACGGGTATCCAGGCCGCAGTTAACAGTGCAGGATCGGCGACAGTCAGTGCGGACATTCTGCGCCAGTTCGTGCCACTGCGCACCATGTACGATCTGCTGCGCGCGGCCAGCAACCTGCGTGCCTATCTGCCGCTGGTGCAGTACATTCTGACCACCACGATCGAGAACATCGCGGAGGCGGACAGTTACTTGATGAATCTGAAGTCACTTCTGTCGACGGGCGTTTCGTCAGAAGCGAGCAAATACGGTGTCGATATCGAGAAGGTTACCAGCGAAATTGAAGCGCAGCTTGCAGCGGATTTTGCTGGCGAGGCCGACACTGCTAATGCCACTTACTATACTGTGAATCAGTATTCAAACATTAACAGAGCCGCAAACCATAGCGATCTAATGAGTACTCTTAGCACGCTGAACACTCtgttcaccaccaccacactggCGGGCAAAACGGCCACTCTCGGTTTGGCATTTGATAAAATCAACACATCACTGACCACCCTCGTCAGTCAGCTGCAGAACTCAACCGATGTGCTTACGAATCCGCTCGTCAAAGAGCTGGTTGACACGCTGATGGGTAATGACGAGTACGGTCGCTACTGCTACCACAA TGTGTGGACAAGGAGTACGAGCGTCTCGAATACTTGA